Proteins from one Salvelinus sp. IW2-2015 linkage group LG32, ASM291031v2, whole genome shotgun sequence genomic window:
- the LOC111956991 gene encoding pyroglutamyl-peptidase 1-like, which produces MATKSTVIVTGFEPFGDHTINASWVAVQELERLGLAQNVDLHVCEVPVEYQAVQSLLPSLWKQHQPQLVVHVGVSGIATTVTLEKCGRNHGYKRVDNCSFCPDSQCCMEGGPECIDSVIDMDLVCKRVNSSRLGVAVSVSKDAGRYLCDYTYYTSLYLGNGRSAFVHVPPLGKPYNAQDLGRALQAIVGEMLELVGQAEDDDHHHHHCSHQYHQHAH; this is translated from the exons ATGGCGACTAAAAGCACGGTAATAGTGACAG GGTTTGAACCTTTTGGCGATCACACCATCAATGCTAGCTGGGTGGCAGTACAG GAACTGGAGAGGTTAGGCTTGGCTCAGAATGTGGATCTGCACGTCTGTGAGGTGCCAGTGGAGTACCAGGCAGTTCAAAGTCTGCTTCCATCTCTATGGAAACAGCACCAGCCACAG TTGGTGGTCCATGTCGGAGTCTCTGGCATAGCCACCACGGTCACCCTGGAGAAATGTGGCCGCAACCACGGCTACAAGCGGGTGGACAACTGCAGCTTCTGTCCAGACTCTCAGTGCTGTATGGAGGGGGGCCCTGAATGCATCGATTCAGTCATAGACATGGACCTGGTATGCAAGAGGGTCAACTCCTCAAGGCTGGGTGTGGCAGTGTCAGTATCAAAGGACGCAGGCCG ATACCTATGTGACTACACCTACTACACGTCACTGTACCTGGGGAATGGCAGGTCAGCGTTTGTGCACGTTCCTCCTCTGGGGAAGCCTTACAATGCCCAGGACCTAGGCAGAGCCTTGCAGGCCATAGTGGGGGAGATGCTGGAGCTTGTGGGTCAAGCTGAGGATgatgaccaccaccaccaccactgcagCCACCAGTACCATCAGCACGCTCACTAA